From one Methanobrevibacter woesei genomic stretch:
- a CDS encoding 50S ribosomal protein L19e: MNLTTQKRLAASILKVGLNRVWIDPEQIEEVSRAITREGVKQLINNGAIKAKPKKGISSYRSKKIAEQKSKGKRKGRGSIKGAKYARTPKKQQWMKTIRALRKDLKEMRDADEIDATTYRKLYKMAKGGAFRSKSYMKTYARDHDLIK; encoded by the coding sequence ATGAATCTTACAACTCAAAAAAGATTAGCTGCTAGTATACTTAAAGTAGGGCTTAACCGTGTATGGATTGATCCTGAACAAATTGAAGAAGTATCAAGGGCTATTACAAGAGAAGGTGTAAAGCAGCTAATTAATAATGGAGCTATTAAAGCTAAACCTAAAAAAGGAATTAGTAGCTACAGATCTAAAAAAATAGCAGAACAAAAAAGTAAAGGAAAAAGAAAAGGTAGAGGTAGTATAAAAGGAGCTAAATACGCTCGTACTCCTAAAAAACAACAATGGATGAAAACCATTAGAGCTTTAAGAAAAGATCTTAAAGAAATGCGTGATGCAGACGAAATTGATGCTACTACATACCGTAAACTATACAAAATGGCTAAGGGTGGTGCTTTCAGAAGTAAATCTTACATGAAAACATATGCTCGTGACCATGACTTAATTAAATAG
- a CDS encoding 50S ribosomal protein L18 → MAQGSNYKIPFRRRREGKTDYGARIKLIDYDKSRLVVRLSNAHATVQVIDYAPEGDVTLAAAVSKELVKYGYLGGTSNISAVYLTAYLCAKRALAKGIDSAILDIGLKSPIKGSKIFAALKGAVDAGLEIPHGDFVFPADERIRGEHIAEYAESLDDDKVAELFSQYLERGLQPVDLPENFDEAKKNIDEAEV, encoded by the coding sequence GTGGCACAAGGATCAAATTATAAAATACCATTCAGAAGGAGAAGAGAAGGAAAAACTGATTACGGCGCAAGGATTAAATTAATCGACTACGATAAATCTCGTTTAGTTGTAAGACTTTCTAATGCTCATGCAACTGTTCAAGTTATTGATTACGCTCCTGAAGGAGATGTAACTTTAGCAGCTGCTGTAAGTAAAGAATTAGTCAAATATGGTTACTTAGGTGGAACTTCTAACATTTCTGCTGTTTACTTAACCGCTTATCTCTGTGCTAAAAGAGCTTTAGCTAAAGGTATTGATAGTGCAATTTTAGATATTGGTTTAAAATCTCCTATTAAAGGTTCTAAAATCTTCGCAGCTCTTAAAGGTGCTGTTGATGCAGGTTTAGAAATTCCTCATGGTGACTTTGTTTTCCCTGCAGATGAACGTATTAGAGGAGAACACATTGCTGAATATGCAGAATCTTTAGATGATGACAAAGTAGCAGAATTATTCTCTCAATACTTAGAAAGAGGTCTTCAACCTGTAGATTTACCTGAAAACTTTGATGAAGCTAAAAAGAATATTGATGAGGCAGAGGTATAA
- the rpsE gene encoding 30S ribosomal protein S5, producing the protein MSFNMDEWEPKTKMGQLVKDGTITDIDEIFEKGLPIMELEIVDALVPDLEEEVMDVNLVQRMHKSGRKVNFRVIVAVGNKDGYVGLGQGKAKEVGPAIRKAVDNAKYNLIKVRRGCGDWGCVCGREHTVPFKVNGKTSSVNVTLMPAPAGVGLVVGDVGKTILKLAGIKDVWSQTFGQTQTTVNFANAVFEALKQLSNVKATEADLKKMGVNY; encoded by the coding sequence ATGAGTTTTAATATGGATGAATGGGAACCTAAAACCAAAATGGGTCAATTAGTTAAAGATGGAACCATTACTGATATCGATGAAATCTTTGAAAAAGGTCTTCCAATTATGGAATTAGAAATAGTTGATGCCTTAGTTCCAGATTTAGAAGAAGAAGTAATGGATGTTAATTTAGTACAAAGGATGCACAAATCTGGTAGAAAAGTTAATTTCAGAGTAATCGTTGCTGTAGGTAACAAAGATGGTTACGTTGGATTAGGTCAAGGTAAAGCTAAAGAGGTAGGACCTGCTATTAGAAAAGCTGTTGACAATGCAAAATACAACCTTATTAAAGTTAGAAGAGGTTGTGGAGACTGGGGTTGTGTTTGTGGTAGAGAACACACTGTACCTTTCAAAGTTAATGGTAAAACCAGTAGTGTAAATGTAACTTTAATGCCTGCTCCAGCTGGTGTAGGTTTAGTAGTTGGAGATGTTGGTAAAACTATCTTAAAACTTGCTGGTATTAAAGATGTATGGTCACAAACTTTTGGTCAAACACAAACTACTGTAAACTTTGCTAATGCAGTATTTGAAGCTTTAAAACAATTAAGTAATGTTAAAGCAACTGAAGCTGATCTCAAAAAAATGGGAGTTAACTACTAA
- a CDS encoding 50S ribosomal protein L30, which translates to MFLVIRVRGTTGVIQDIADTLDMLRLNRISHAVVVEENPSYKGMLQKAKDYITWGEIDAEFLSQVIAKRGRIVGGEKVTDEYVAENSDYKNIDELAEAIIKSEVKLADLNIKPVFRLHPPRKGYEDIRLSIQEGGSLGYRGENIVELAKRML; encoded by the coding sequence ATGTTTTTAGTTATAAGAGTTAGAGGAACTACAGGAGTTATTCAAGACATTGCTGATACTTTAGATATGTTAAGACTTAATAGAATTAGTCATGCAGTTGTTGTTGAAGAAAACCCTAGTTACAAAGGTATGCTTCAAAAAGCTAAGGATTATATCACTTGGGGTGAAATTGATGCTGAATTCTTATCTCAAGTCATCGCTAAAAGAGGAAGAATCGTTGGTGGAGAAAAAGTTACTGATGAATATGTAGCTGAAAACTCTGATTATAAAAATATCGATGAATTAGCTGAAGCTATTATCAAATCTGAAGTAAAATTAGCTGATTTAAATATTAAACCAGTGTTCCGTTTACATCCTCCTAGAAAAGGATATGAAGATATCCGTCTTTCTATCCAAGAAGGTGGATCTTTAGGTTACAGAGGAGAAAATATTGTTGAGCTTGCAAAAAGAATGCTTTAA
- a CDS encoding uL15m family ribosomal protein, with product MIRTKRKINKQRGSRSVGGGCTKKRRGAGNKGGKGNAGASKQHWTWTAKFDPDHYGKHGFKRPQKMIKKVNPVNLSYLEEKADELIESGKASKDGDSIVIDVTELGFDKVLAKGKISKTFIISSPKFSASAVEKIEELGGEAIEL from the coding sequence ATGATTAGAACAAAACGTAAAATCAACAAACAAAGAGGTTCTAGATCCGTCGGTGGTGGCTGTACTAAAAAACGTAGAGGTGCAGGTAACAAAGGTGGTAAAGGTAACGCAGGTGCTTCAAAACAACATTGGACTTGGACTGCAAAATTCGACCCTGACCACTATGGTAAACACGGATTCAAAAGACCTCAAAAAATGATTAAAAAAGTAAATCCTGTTAATTTAAGTTACTTAGAAGAAAAAGCAGACGAATTAATTGAAAGTGGAAAAGCATCTAAAGATGGAGATTCCATTGTTATTGATGTAACTGAATTAGGTTTTGATAAAGTTTTAGCAAAAGGTAAAATTTCTAAAACTTTCATTATCTCTTCACCAAAATTCTCTGCTTCTGCAGTTGAAAAAATTGAAGAATTAGGAGGAGAAGCTATAGAATTATAG
- the secY gene encoding preprotein translocase subunit SecY, with translation MSSLEILEPLFRFIPEVKSPVHREDFNEKLKWTALILVLYFILTQIPLFGLSPNAVDQFAQLRAVMAGSFGSILTLGIGPIVTASIVLQLLIGARLLKLDLSSHKDKSLYQATQKVLSIVFTIFEAGVLVLTGSLIPIDNSYIGILFLQLVIGAILVIYLDEVVSKWGFGSGIGLFIAAGVCEAIMVGSFNFLPTADGTLPGIIPGFIQSFWASTGPDFALLIPLIATIIVFFVVVYGESMRVEIPISHGAVKGHGRIRGSVGKYPLKFIYASNMPVILTSALLVNVSLMASVFQKIGIPILGEIENGKAVSGIAYYLSTPNDISMIVSDPLHVLIYAIFFLLCCIVFSYLWVEISGLNAKKISKQLYDSGIQIPGFRSSKRQLYKILKKYIPALTIISGFFVGIIAFGADLTGALGGGTGVLLTVGIVHRLYEELAEEQLMSMNPVLRKVLGD, from the coding sequence ATGTCATCTTTGGAAATATTAGAGCCGTTATTTAGGTTTATTCCTGAAGTAAAATCTCCAGTTCATAGGGAAGATTTTAACGAAAAGCTTAAATGGACTGCTTTAATTTTAGTTTTATACTTTATTTTAACTCAAATACCTTTATTTGGGTTAAGTCCTAATGCAGTTGACCAATTTGCACAATTAAGGGCTGTAATGGCTGGAAGTTTCGGATCAATTCTTACTTTAGGGATAGGTCCTATTGTAACTGCATCTATTGTTTTACAATTATTAATTGGTGCAAGACTGTTAAAACTGGATTTGTCTTCTCATAAAGATAAATCTCTTTACCAAGCAACACAAAAAGTTTTATCTATTGTTTTCACAATATTTGAAGCAGGTGTTTTAGTATTAACTGGTAGTTTAATCCCAATCGACAATTCTTATATTGGTATATTATTCCTTCAATTGGTTATTGGTGCTATACTAGTAATTTATCTTGATGAAGTAGTATCCAAATGGGGATTTGGTAGTGGTATTGGATTATTCATTGCTGCTGGTGTATGTGAAGCTATTATGGTTGGTTCATTTAACTTCTTACCAACTGCTGATGGTACACTTCCAGGTATTATTCCAGGATTTATTCAATCATTCTGGGCTTCTACTGGTCCTGATTTCGCATTGTTAATTCCATTAATTGCAACAATCATTGTATTCTTTGTTGTTGTTTATGGTGAATCAATGAGAGTTGAAATTCCAATTTCTCATGGTGCTGTAAAAGGTCATGGAAGAATTAGAGGATCTGTAGGTAAATACCCATTAAAATTTATCTATGCTAGTAACATGCCAGTAATTCTTACAAGTGCTTTACTTGTTAATGTTTCACTTATGGCAAGTGTATTCCAAAAAATTGGTATACCAATTCTTGGGGAAATTGAAAATGGTAAAGCAGTTAGTGGTATTGCATATTACTTATCAACACCAAATGATATTAGTATGATTGTGTCTGATCCACTTCATGTGTTAATTTATGCAATATTCTTCTTGCTATGTTGTATAGTGTTCTCATACCTATGGGTTGAAATTAGTGGATTAAATGCTAAAAAAATATCCAAACAACTTTATGATTCAGGTATACAAATTCCTGGATTTAGAAGTAGTAAACGTCAACTTTATAAAATATTGAAAAAATATATTCCTGCACTTACAATTATAAGTGGTTTCTTTGTAGGTATTATTGCATTTGGTGCTGATTTAACTGGTGCATTAGGTGGAGGTACTGGTGTATTGCTTACTGTTGGTATTGTTCACAGGCTTTATGAAGAGCTTGCTGAAGAACAACTTATGTCTATGAATCCAGTACTTAGAAAAGTTTTAGGAGATTAA
- a CDS encoding adenylate kinase, giving the protein MKLVVLTGIPGSGSTTILNKTLEEVDYLHLNYGDIMTEIAIEEKIVNDRDELRKLPAETQKVIQEKAAKKIKEQSETENVIVDTHCTISTPAGFLPGLPEWVLRELQPDLFILVEANPDEIIYRRLSDDTRSRDIEKAKNIKLHQEMNRAASMAYATLTGATVKIIENHDNHLDSTVSKMVDLLK; this is encoded by the coding sequence ATGAAATTAGTCGTATTAACTGGTATTCCTGGTTCTGGTAGTACCACAATACTTAATAAAACTTTAGAAGAAGTAGATTATCTTCATTTAAATTATGGAGATATTATGACTGAAATTGCTATCGAAGAAAAAATTGTAAACGATAGAGATGAGTTACGTAAATTACCTGCTGAAACTCAAAAAGTCATTCAAGAAAAAGCTGCAAAAAAAATTAAAGAACAATCTGAAACTGAAAATGTAATTGTTGACACTCATTGTACTATTAGTACTCCTGCTGGTTTCTTACCAGGTCTTCCTGAATGGGTTCTCAGAGAGTTACAACCAGATTTATTTATTTTAGTTGAAGCAAATCCTGATGAAATTATATACAGAAGATTATCTGATGATACTCGTTCAAGAGATATTGAAAAAGCAAAAAATATTAAATTACATCAAGAAATGAATAGAGCAGCTTCTATGGCATATGCAACCTTAACTGGTGCAACTGTAAAAATCATTGAAAATCATGATAATCATTTAGATAGTACTGTTTCAAAAATGGTTGATCTTTTAAAATAG
- a CDS encoding DUF106 domain-containing protein codes for MADIIFEVLNGIFGPLVALDPNPSNPILTVLVVAFIVSLISTVANKLLVDQDQMNEIQAEMKAFQKEIREAQKAGDGKKLVELQSRQQEMMQKQTQMMGNSFKPMIVTLVPILLIFWWMRASVISGLIVTLPPSVYYITLTPMWHFFGHFLYGGDATIPFAIGWLLWYMICTFAMSQILRKFLGFKQGF; via the coding sequence ATGGCAGATATAATCTTTGAAGTATTAAATGGAATTTTTGGTCCATTAGTAGCTTTGGATCCTAATCCAAGCAACCCTATTCTTACAGTTCTTGTTGTTGCTTTTATTGTTTCATTAATTTCTACTGTTGCTAATAAATTATTAGTTGACCAAGACCAAATGAATGAAATTCAAGCAGAAATGAAAGCATTCCAAAAAGAAATTCGTGAAGCTCAAAAAGCAGGGGATGGGAAAAAATTAGTTGAACTTCAATCAAGACAACAAGAAATGATGCAAAAACAAACTCAGATGATGGGTAACTCATTCAAACCTATGATTGTTACTTTAGTTCCAATTTTATTAATCTTTTGGTGGATGAGAGCTTCTGTTATTAGTGGTTTAATTGTTACTTTACCACCATCTGTATATTACATTACATTAACACCAATGTGGCACTTTTTCGGCCATTTCTTATATGGTGGGGATGCAACAATTCCATTTGCCATAGGTTGGTTGTTATGGTATATGATTTGTACTTTTGCTATGAGTCAAATATTAAGAAAATTCTTAGGTTTCAAACAAGGGTTCTAA
- a CDS encoding 50S ribosomal protein L34e, with amino-acid sequence MPAMRYRSRSYKRVNKKTPGGKNVLRYKKKKPSKHVCAECGAVLHGVPRGRPYEIGKLSKTQKRPNRPFGGYLCPKCARKHFKDEARK; translated from the coding sequence ATGCCTGCAATGAGATATAGATCAAGATCATACAAAAGAGTTAATAAAAAAACTCCTGGTGGAAAAAATGTATTAAGGTACAAAAAGAAAAAACCATCTAAGCATGTATGTGCTGAATGTGGTGCTGTTTTACATGGTGTTCCTCGTGGACGTCCATATGAAATTGGAAAATTATCCAAAACCCAAAAAAGACCTAACCGTCCATTTGGTGGATATTTATGTCCTAAATGTGCTCGTAAACATTTTAAAGATGAGGCTAGGAAATAA
- the cmk gene encoding (d)CMP kinase, with product MIITIGGLAGTGTTTAAKVLSEKLDVPFVSAGSIFRDMAKERGMSVLEFSEFAENNTDIDKEIDKRQADLAESSENLIIEGRLSAYFVKADLRIWLFTPFDVRAERIADRESKTVDLAKHEIEIREKSEALRYLDIHNIDITDLDIYDLVINTGSFAPDEIAEIILTTLKVI from the coding sequence ATGATTATAACTATCGGTGGGTTAGCTGGAACTGGTACAACAACAGCTGCCAAAGTATTATCTGAAAAATTAGATGTTCCTTTTGTTTCTGCAGGTTCCATTTTTAGAGACATGGCTAAAGAAAGAGGAATGTCTGTTCTTGAGTTTAGTGAGTTTGCTGAAAATAATACTGACATCGATAAGGAAATTGATAAAAGACAAGCTGATCTTGCTGAATCTTCAGAAAATCTTATTATTGAAGGAAGACTTTCAGCTTACTTTGTTAAGGCTGATTTAAGAATATGGTTATTTACACCATTCGATGTTCGTGCTGAAAGGATTGCAGATAGAGAATCAAAAACTGTTGATTTAGCTAAACACGAAATTGAAATACGTGAAAAAAGTGAAGCTTTAAGATATTTAGATATTCATAATATAGATATCACTGATTTAGATATCTATGATTTAGTTATAAACACAGGTAGCTTTGCACCTGATGAAATAGCTGAGATTATTTTAACAACATTAAAGGTGATTTAA
- a CDS encoding 50S ribosomal protein L14e: MASIEVGRVCVKTAGREAGEKCAIVEIIDENFVEVVGESVKNRRCNIAHLEPTADSVDVSGDIDSIKAALADL; the protein is encoded by the coding sequence ATGGCATCTATTGAAGTAGGAAGAGTATGTGTAAAAACTGCTGGTAGAGAAGCAGGAGAAAAATGTGCAATCGTTGAAATTATTGATGAAAACTTTGTTGAAGTAGTTGGAGAATCTGTAAAAAACAGAAGATGTAATATTGCTCACTTAGAACCAACAGCTGATTCTGTTGATGTTTCTGGTGATATTGATTCTATTAAAGCTGCTTTAGCTGATTTATAA
- a CDS encoding RNA-guided pseudouridylation complex pseudouridine synthase subunit Cbf5 yields the protein MKSTLLTKSLSFTNPDFGCKPEERPIEEYISNAVINLDKTSGPTSHEIDAWVKRILHCEKTGHSGTLDPKVTGVLPVGIDNATRAIQLLLSAPKEYVCLMNLHKEVPEEDIRRVFNEFTGKIYQLPPVKSAVKRELRARNIYYSTIYEIDGRDVLFRIGCESGTYVRTYCHNIGEALVVGAHMAELRRTQAGSFNEKKNLVTLQDLTDAYYFYKEDGDESFLRETLMPMEVVADHLPKIIVKDSAVDAICHGADLASGGVSKLSDNIQKNSLVVIESLKGELIASGNALASSNEILESQSGFVVETSSVYMKPGVYPRLWK from the coding sequence ATGAAATCAACTCTTTTAACTAAATCTTTAAGTTTTACTAATCCAGATTTTGGTTGTAAACCAGAGGAAAGACCTATTGAAGAATATATTTCTAATGCTGTTATTAATTTAGATAAGACTTCTGGACCAACTTCTCATGAAATCGATGCATGGGTAAAACGTATTTTGCATTGTGAGAAAACTGGTCATAGTGGAACTTTAGACCCTAAGGTTACTGGTGTTTTACCTGTTGGGATTGATAATGCAACTCGCGCTATTCAACTCCTGTTAAGTGCACCAAAAGAATATGTTTGTTTAATGAACTTACATAAGGAAGTTCCTGAAGAGGATATTAGAAGAGTGTTTAATGAATTTACTGGTAAAATATATCAGCTTCCACCTGTTAAGTCTGCCGTTAAAAGGGAATTAAGAGCTCGTAATATCTATTATTCTACTATTTATGAAATTGATGGTAGAGATGTTCTATTTAGGATTGGATGTGAATCTGGAACCTATGTTAGAACTTACTGTCACAATATTGGTGAAGCTTTAGTTGTTGGAGCTCATATGGCTGAGTTAAGAAGAACTCAAGCAGGTTCTTTCAATGAAAAAAAGAATCTTGTTACACTTCAAGATTTAACTGATGCATATTATTTCTATAAAGAAGATGGTGATGAATCCTTTTTAAGAGAAACATTAATGCCAATGGAAGTAGTTGCAGATCATTTACCTAAGATTATTGTTAAAGATTCTGCTGTTGATGCAATTTGTCATGGTGCTGATTTGGCTAGTGGTGGTGTTTCTAAGTTATCTGATAACATTCAAAAGAATTCTCTTGTTGTTATTGAATCTTTAAAAGGAGAATTGATAGCTAGTGGTAATGCATTAGCTAGTAGTAATGAGATTTTAGAGTCTCAATCTGGTTTTGTTGTTGAAACTTCCAGTGTTTATATGAAACCTGGTGTTTATCCAAGATTATGGAAGTAA
- a CDS encoding 30S ribosomal protein S13: protein MEDDFKHLVRISRKDVDGNKTIEQALTDIKGVGISLSKTLCRTLDLDLKSQIGYIADEDVLRIEEILENPQKFDIPTWMLNRREDYETGDDLHLIESDLDMTLRDDLNRMKKTRSYKGRRHEVGLPVRGQRTKSTFRHSSSVGVKRGR from the coding sequence ATGGAAGACGATTTTAAGCACTTAGTGCGTATTTCTAGAAAGGATGTAGATGGTAATAAAACCATTGAACAAGCTTTAACCGATATTAAAGGTGTCGGAATATCTTTATCCAAAACATTGTGCCGTACTTTAGATTTAGATTTAAAATCTCAAATTGGTTACATTGCTGACGAAGATGTTTTAAGAATTGAAGAAATTTTAGAAAATCCTCAAAAATTTGATATCCCTACTTGGATGTTAAATCGTAGAGAAGATTATGAAACTGGTGACGATCTTCACTTAATTGAATCTGATCTTGATATGACTTTAAGAGATGATTTAAACAGAATGAAGAAAACCAGAAGTTACAAAGGTAGAAGGCATGAAGTTGGTTTACCTGTTAGAGGTCAAAGAACCAAATCTACTTTCAGACATAGTTCTTCAGTCGGTGTAAAACGCGGTAGATAA
- a CDS encoding 30S ribosomal protein S4, producing the protein MGQPRKSRKKYNTPPHPWNAERIKDENKLMAKYGLKNKKEIWKADTLVRKYSREARYLLGFATDQMQEEKLELLGHLARTGVLPENAALEDILNLTVEDILRRRLQTVVYRKGLARTPKEARMFVVHGHITLNGKKINSPSYVVLKGQEDDIGFYKSSPVAKQIEEYNKSKDNKANVEENAE; encoded by the coding sequence ATGGGACAACCTAGAAAATCAAGGAAAAAGTATAATACACCACCACATCCTTGGAATGCGGAAAGAATTAAAGATGAAAACAAATTAATGGCTAAATACGGCTTAAAAAACAAAAAAGAAATCTGGAAAGCTGATACTTTAGTCAGAAAATACAGTAGGGAAGCAAGATACTTACTTGGTTTTGCTACTGATCAAATGCAAGAAGAGAAATTAGAATTATTAGGACACTTAGCTAGAACTGGTGTTTTGCCTGAAAACGCTGCTCTTGAAGATATTTTAAACTTAACTGTTGAAGATATCTTAAGAAGAAGATTACAAACTGTCGTTTACAGAAAAGGTTTAGCTCGTACTCCTAAAGAAGCAAGGATGTTTGTTGTACATGGTCACATAACTTTAAACGGTAAAAAAATCAACTCACCAAGTTATGTTGTATTAAAAGGCCAAGAAGACGATATTGGATTCTATAAATCTTCACCTGTAGCTAAACAGATTGAAGAATACAACAAAAGTAAAGACAACAAAGCTAACGTTGAAGAAAATGCAGAATAA
- a CDS encoding 30S ribosomal protein S11 — MAKNEKWGIANIYSSFNNTIITVTDITGAETISQWSGGKVVRADRQQASPFAAMAAATRIADDAKEKGFVGLHIKVRAPGGNGPRSPGPGAQATIRALARAGIKIGKIEDITPIPHDGTGRPGGKRGRRI; from the coding sequence ATGGCAAAAAATGAAAAATGGGGTATAGCTAATATTTACTCATCATTCAATAACACTATTATCACTGTAACTGATATTACTGGTGCTGAGACTATTTCTCAATGGTCTGGTGGAAAAGTAGTTCGTGCTGATAGGCAACAAGCTTCTCCTTTCGCAGCTATGGCTGCAGCTACCAGAATAGCTGATGATGCTAAAGAAAAAGGATTTGTTGGATTACATATTAAAGTAAGAGCTCCTGGTGGAAACGGACCTAGAAGTCCTGGACCTGGTGCACAAGCAACTATTCGTGCTTTAGCAAGAGCAGGTATTAAAATTGGTAAAATAGAAGATATCACTCCAATTCCTCATGATGGTACTGGAAGACCTGGTGGTAAAAGAGGAAGAAGAATATAA
- a CDS encoding DNA-directed RNA polymerase subunit D, with protein MEIEIRSQTDDEIVFVVRDAEVPFVNAIRRCAMVNVPKIAIENVNIIRNDSAMFNEVLAHRLGLTPLVSNIDAIEGMALPEDEDYEESQGVMFSLYEEGPKVVYSKDLISSDSKIKPVYDTIPLVKLKEGEVLKIEAEAKVGYGKEHAKWMPTTVCAYKQYPEITFNEDVDIDYDCADACPRGILKSDKRSKKIKVLDIENCSMCKSCVRASVNNYINVGYHENDFIFRIETDGSMPPKEVLLKACDELGEKAEKFIRFSEEGGSN; from the coding sequence ATGGAGATAGAAATTAGAAGCCAAACTGACGATGAAATTGTTTTCGTTGTCCGTGATGCAGAAGTACCTTTTGTCAATGCTATTAGAAGATGTGCAATGGTAAATGTTCCTAAAATAGCTATTGAAAATGTAAATATCATTAGAAATGATTCCGCTATGTTTAATGAGGTACTTGCTCATAGATTAGGTTTAACTCCTTTAGTTTCTAACATTGATGCTATTGAAGGTATGGCATTACCTGAAGATGAAGATTATGAAGAATCTCAAGGCGTCATGTTTTCTTTATATGAAGAAGGACCTAAAGTTGTTTATTCCAAGGATTTAATATCTTCAGATTCAAAAATTAAACCAGTATATGATACCATACCTCTTGTAAAACTTAAAGAAGGTGAAGTTCTTAAAATTGAGGCTGAAGCAAAAGTAGGTTATGGAAAAGAACATGCTAAATGGATGCCTACAACTGTATGTGCATATAAACAATATCCTGAAATCACTTTTAATGAAGATGTTGATATTGATTATGATTGTGCAGATGCATGCCCAAGAGGAATTTTAAAATCAGATAAAAGATCTAAAAAAATTAAAGTTTTAGATATTGAAAACTGTAGTATGTGTAAAAGTTGTGTAAGAGCTTCAGTAAACAACTACATTAATGTAGGGTATCATGAAAATGATTTTATATTTAGAATAGAAACTGATGGATCAATGCCTCCTAAAGAAGTTTTATTAAAAGCTTGTGATGAATTAGGTGAGAAAGCAGAAAAATTTATCAGATTTAGTGAAGAAGGAGGAAGTAACTAA
- a CDS encoding 50S ribosomal protein L18e — protein sequence MVKKLTKTNPNLIELIKELDKKYKSENAAIWKDVANRLQKANRQTSEVNLSDIARYAEADETVLVPGKVLSNGELENKVNVVALKFSQKAREKIENAGGECISIREIMEANPKGSNIRIMG from the coding sequence ATGGTTAAGAAATTAACAAAAACTAATCCTAACCTCATTGAACTTATAAAAGAACTTGATAAAAAGTATAAAAGTGAAAACGCAGCTATTTGGAAAGATGTTGCTAACAGACTTCAAAAGGCTAACAGACAAACTTCAGAAGTTAACTTATCTGATATTGCAAGATATGCTGAAGCTGACGAAACTGTTTTAGTCCCAGGTAAAGTTTTATCTAATGGTGAATTAGAAAACAAAGTAAATGTCGTAGCATTAAAATTTTCACAAAAAGCTAGAGAAAAAATTGAGAATGCTGGCGGAGAATGTATCTCCATTAGGGAAATTATGGAAGCTAATCCTAAAGGAAGCAACATTAGAATCATGGGATAA
- a CDS encoding 50S ribosomal protein L13, which translates to MIINGEGHVLGRLASVTSKSLLNGEEVIILNAEKIMITGSKDWAYAKYKQRVDRASISNPRDLGPKYPRRPDDIFRRTVRGMLPYKKSKGRSAYKGLKAYVGIPEEFADAEIENVPEAQFNNLKKGIELGEISKLLGATF; encoded by the coding sequence ATGATTATTAATGGAGAAGGACATGTATTAGGAAGATTAGCTAGTGTAACTAGTAAAAGTCTTCTTAACGGTGAAGAAGTAATTATTCTCAACGCTGAAAAAATTATGATCACTGGTTCTAAAGATTGGGCTTACGCTAAATACAAACAAAGAGTAGACAGGGCAAGTATTTCTAACCCTCGTGATTTAGGTCCTAAATATCCAAGAAGACCAGATGATATATTTAGAAGAACTGTAAGAGGAATGTTACCTTATAAAAAATCTAAAGGTAGATCTGCTTATAAAGGATTAAAAGCTTATGTTGGAATTCCAGAAGAATTCGCAGATGCTGAAATTGAAAATGTTCCTGAAGCACAATTCAACAACCTTAAAAAAGGTATTGAATTAGGTGAAATTTCCAAACTTTTAGGAGCTACTTTCTAG